Sequence from the Nitrospirota bacterium genome:
CCTTGATAAACCTGATTTTAGTGGTGTAAATGTTGTAAATGTAATCTCTGTTGTTTGCTTCCCATACAGGTCTCGATCCTGAATTTTCAGAAGTGTTTTTTCATCAGCTTCTGACCAGAATACTGAATCCAGTTCACGCCTGAAGATATCAATCGCCCTCCGCATTTCCTGCATCTTCACCATTGATTCATCAAGTCCATTAAGTGCTTTTTCTGTTAGAAAAAAAGTGCTGTAAACCGCTACAAGAACAATGGACAGGATTGCTGAAGCGATAAGGATTTCAATAAGGGTAAAACCACAATTTTTTCTTCTCCTTCGTACCCCATCTTTAATTAAATTCCAAAGGCAGCTATAAAAATTGTCACTGCGAGTGTAAAGAAGCAATCTCGTCTTTTCATGGGAGATTACCACGCACCTCAAAAGTATTCGTGGTGCTCGCAATGACATGAGTTTCAAACGTTCAGGATACTTATGGCTGGAGTTGGGATATAAATTCATTCAATTTCACCTCTTCATCTCCTGCTTTAACTGAAACAATAACCTCTGATATGCCTGCATAAGGTGATTCTTTAACTTTAGTTTCGTAAGAGTAAGAACTAAAGGGGTCTTCAAAATTACCACTTGTATCAGCAGGATTTTTCTCAATCTCAAGCATCTTGTTCTTTGCAAGCAACGTTGAAATAGTTATTTTTTCATGCCTTTCTAAAATACTAAGCTGATAATTTAATGTATATATAAGGGTAACAAGTAAACCACCAACAACAGCAAGTGCGATCAGAACCTCAAGGAGTGTAAAGCCACCTGTTCTAAAAAGGCGGGAATTAAAAATTAACAATTTAAAATTTAAAATTCTCAAATTCCCGAACCCTGGAGGTTTCATTTTGAATTTTGAATTATCTTTACTCTTCCACTCATATGATTAAGCGTTACATCCATAAATTCATTTTCTTTATTCAGGTGTACGTTCAGGTTTTCATTGATTCCAAGAGGTTCAAAGAAGAATATCAACTCTCCAGTAGAAACCAGTCCTCTTGACTGAGTGGTTACTCCGATAACATTGTTAAATTTCTTGCGCTTCTCGCCCTCGGGACTGCTGAAAGACACAGTATTTTCATTAAAATTGAATTTAATCAAAAAAGTCTCTTTTCTCGAGACCGCACTATCATATAAATACCTGAGTAATGAGGCGATTTCTCTTGCTTCTGATTTAAGTTTATTATCTCCAATACCTATAAAAGAAGGCATTATTACAGCCATTACAATAGAAAGGATAAAAATAACAACAATAAGCTCAAGGAAAGTAAAACCTTTACTACATATCCCAACTCTTAATATCCTCATTCTTACCTTCCCCACCTTCCTTTCCGTCTGCTCCATAACTCATGATATCAAAATCGCCATAGATACCGGGAGATATGTAAACATAAGGGTTACCCCACGGATCAAGAGGTATCTTCTTCTGCTCAAGATAACCACCTTCCCTGTATTTAGGTGGTATTTGTCCTGATAATGGTTTCTCAACAAGTGCTTGTAGTCCTTGTTCTGTTGAAGGATAGAATCCATTGTCAAGCTTAAACAGCTTCAATGCTGTTTCGAAATTTTTTATCTGGACTTTTGCCTCAGCAATACGTGCATCATCAGTCCTTCCAATAATCCTTGGAGCCACAATCGCTGCAAGGATGCTAAGAATAAAAACAACGACAATGACTTCAAGCAAAGTAAACCCTCTATTATTACTCATCCCTTCCTCCTAAGATAATCACAAATTTAACTTTTTTACTTTACCAGTTGATTCAACTGGAATATTGGCAATAACACAGCCAGCACAATAAAACCGACAATCAGCCCCATCAGGAGAATCATCCCCGGCTCAAGCAAAGATAGTGCTTTTTGCACCCTCCTTGAAAATTCTTCCTCGTATGAATCTGCTGCCTTTCCAAGAACATCAATGAGTTTTCCACTCCTTTCACCTGTTGAAATAAGTTGCAAAAGAACTGGGGGGAAACCTTCAAGAGAGGTAGAAAGTTTTGCACCCTCTGCAACTTTTTCACCTGCCCTGATAACTTTAATCTCGAGATCTTTGTTACCAATCGAACGTGCTGATAATTCAAGAGCTCTCAGCACAGGAAGGCCACCTTCAAGTAAAAAACCAAGTGTCCTTGTGAAACGTCCGAAATATAGACTTTGAAGTATACCTCCAGGTAATTTAAAAAGAAATCTGTCAATAAGAAGTCTGTTCTTCTCTTTTAACTTTTTGATGCTATATATAATTCCTATAAGAATCCCGATTAAAAACCACCAGTAATTCTGAAAAATTTCACTCACTGCAATAAGAATAACAGTTATAAACGGAAGGGCATTCTGTGTATCATTAAAAATTCTTGTTATTTTTGGTATAACAAACGTGAATAGAAAAGAGAGCACTATAAAACCGATACAGATCATGAATAGTGGATAGATCATTGATGTTCGCACCTTTGATTTGAGGCTACTCTGGGATTCCAGAAAATCTGAAAGACGACTGAGAACAGAATCAAGATTTCCACTCGATTCACCGGCGGAGACCATATTAATATAGAATGCAGGAAAAATTTTTGGATATTCCTCAAGAGCCTTTGAAAAAGCTGAACCTGCTGAAACCCTTTCTTTTATATCAACGATCATATTCTTCCAGAAACCTTTATATTCCTCTGATAGTGAATGTAATGCTTCCATTAATGTTACTCCGGCAGCAAGGAGGATGGATAATTGCCTGGTAAATGATGGAAGAACAGCTGCAGTTGAAGGACTGAATATCCTGAATCTTTTTTTATAGAGTGCTGTTTGAACATCCTTTGGATAAAGGCCCCCTTCCTTAAGTCTCAGGACAGCATCTTTCTGACTGTTTGCCTCTATTGTTCCTTCAACTTCAGAGCCATCGGGTTTATATCCTCTATATTGAAATATCGGCATGGTCTTTCTGGGTTACTCTCAAAACCTCTTCAATGGTTGTAATGCCCTGAAGAACCTTTTCAAGCCCATCCTGTCTGAGTGTTTTCATCCCTCTGGATATTGCATGATTTTTTATCCTCTGTGAATCAACTCGCTCTGTAATCATAGAGCGAATATCGTTGTCTATAACAAGAAGCTCGAAGATACCTGTTCTGCCGAGATATCCTTTACCTTTACATTTTTCACATCCTGCACCTCGATAAAGAAACAACGGAGCACGCTCCACCTTCTCCTCTTGCAACAAGGGGGAAGGAAAAGTAGAGGGTAGCATATTGATAAAATATGACTTCTCTGTATCAGATGCTTCATATGTTATTTTACAGTTATGACATATTGTTCTTGCAAGCCGTTGTGCAAGAACAACTGTAAGTGATGATGCAACAAGAAAAGGTTCTATGCCCATGTCAATAAGCCTCACAATGGCGCTGGGTGCATCGTTGGTATGCAGGGTGCTTAAAACAAGATGCCCTGTTAGAGATGCTTGCATTGCTATCTCAGCAGTCTCAAGGTCTCTTATTTCACCTACCATGATTATATCAGGATCCTGTCTAAGAATTGATCTCAATCCAGATGCAAATGTTAATCCTATCTTCGGATTTACCTGAATCTGTCCGATACCTTTCAATTGATATTCTATTGGGTCTTCCACTGTAATGATGTTCTTCTCTTCAGTGTGAATCCTGTTGAGTGCAGCATACAAAGTGGTTGTTTTTCCACTACCTGTTGGGCCAGTTACCAGAATAATCCCATCAGGCCTCCTTAAATGCTCTTCAAGTGTCCTTTCATCATCTTTACTAAAACCGACCTCCCATAACCCAAGAATACCCTGTTTTCGATCAAGTAGTCTCAGAACTGCCCGTTCCCCATGAGAAGTAGGGATTACTGATACTCTTATATCAATATCTTTTCCGCCAAGGAGTAATCTTATTCTGCCATCCTGTGGAAGTCTTTTTTCAGCAATATCAAGATTGGACATAATCTTGATCCTGCTTATTAATGCATCCTGAATAATTTTTGGTGGACTTAAAACTCTATTTAAAACACCGTCTATTCGAAATCTGACATCAAGTTCTCTTTCATATGGTTCGATATGAATGTCACTTGCCCGCTCTTTTACTGCCTGAAGAAGCAAAGCATTCAGAAGTCTTATAATTGGTGCTTCTTCAGTAAGCTCAATCAGGTCTCTCGGAGCTTCAAACTCAGTTGCTACAGATTGAAGATCTTCTCCAGAAATGGTTCCCATAACTTCTTGTGCAGACCCCAACTGTCCGTAAAATCTATTAATTGCATCTATAATTACATCTGCTTTAACTCTCACGGGTCTCGGTAAGATACCAAGTGCCTTTGACACCTCTTTTAACGCAAGCAACCCCCTATCATCAGCAACAGCCCCGATAAGTTCAGAGTCTTCTATTCTCATTGGAAACATCTGATTGGTCTTTACAAAATTAAGGGGTATATTTCTTAAGATGCTGATGTCTACATCTTCATCTTTAATGGTCTCAATTGTTTCCACGCTTTATAATTTAAACTTGCATTCCCTTTTTTAACTTTCTATTATTCTGCTTCCACAGAAATGACATATGTGAAAGAGTTCTTTTTATTTACCACTTTGAATTTTCCTTATATAATTAGGTTCTGAGTATTCAACTTCATCGTAATGCATAAATTTTTCTATTGCATCTCTAACATCCTGCCCCTTTTTCAAACGAATTAGATATAGTCCCTTTAATTTTGATATGGTTATAACAGAAGCTTTTTCTAATGTAAGTATCTCTTGTATTCTATGCTCTGCGACATCCTCTTTAAATTTTACCAGTAATTCTCCTGGCTTGTATTTATTTTCAGCTCTTGCGAATTCCATATTTTTTTGCTCTGTTAGATTAGAAAGTTGCTCAGATTCTCTTACAATATGAGGAGTCAGGAATACAAGCAGATTAGTTTTACTTTTTTCTACAGTTTTATTTTTAAAAAGCCATCCAAGCAAAGGGATATCCCCTAATATAGGAATCTTATTGAGGCTTTCCTCTTCTCGCTCTTCCATAAGACCACCAATAACAACGGTCTGGTTATCTTTTACTACAACCGTTGTCTTTGTTGAGCGTTTTGTTGTAGTAGGTCCTATATTGATCAGAATCGTCTCTGATTCAGGCTTAACTGCTGATATCTCCTGATATATGTCCATCTTTACATAATCGCCTTCTGTTATCTGGGGTGTAATCCTGAGCGTAATACCAACATCTTTTCTCTCGATAGAACTCAGAACTATATTGGCTGTTGTTGTGATATCTCGCTCTCTCTCTGAAATGAATGGAATGTTTTCGCCAACAACAATTTCCGCTTCTTTATTATCCGAAGTAAGTATCTGAGGTGTAGAAAGGACATTGACTGCACCTTTAAATTCATTCAGGCTGAATAAAGCAGCAAAGCCTGGAATCGTGAAAGTGGTTGTGCTTACTGTGCCATCTTCATTAATAGTTGTCAAAGGAACCTCAAGAAAATTACCCATACCACCTGCTGTTAGTCCTGTAAGTCCAAACAGAATATCCTGCATAGATGTCGCATCAATCGTCCCAAAACCGGCAACTGCCACAGGCTCTCCATCTTTCTCAGCAATAATCCGCCATTTTGCACCAAGTTCCTGCAACTTTTCGATCGAGGCCTCTACTATCATCGCTTCTACATAGACCTGTTTCCTTTTTCTGTCAAGCTGTTTTATAACCTGCACAAGATTCTGATAATCACCGGGCGAAGCAACTATAACAATAGAATTTGTTGCTTTGTCTGGTGATAGTATAATTTTGCTTCCTGATTCGAAAGGTGTTTTCACAGTCTGCGCACCAGTTTGAATTGACTTAACCTGTTGAGATATTCCAACAAGCATACCTTCAAGCACCTTGCTGAGTTCTGTTGCATCTGCATGTTCGAGGAAATAAACATTAATCTTGCTGGTTGCCTCAGGCAAAGGAATGTCAAGCAGAGCGATCATTTTCTTCATAGACTGTTTTTCCTGTTTATCTGCAACAAGCACGACAGCGTTTAATCTTGTATCTGCAAAAACATAGTTTTTCATCTCATCAACAGAAACTGTGCTTGCAGTTTCACCTGGGCGTGGTGTGCGTAAAGACTGAGGCTGTATCTTGCTGCTTATAGAAAAAGCCTCAGTAATAATCTTAACTACATCTTCAGCATTTGCATATTTGAGCAATATCAATTCAGGCTCTTCAACTCCTGGCCTGTCAATTGAGTCAAGTATCTTCAATATTTTTTCGATATTCGAGACTGAATCAACAATCATAATCATATTACCTGGTCCGAAAGAGGAGATATGTCCATTCTGTGAAATTATGGGCTGTAAAAAACTTACTGCTTTTGAAGATGATATTGATTGCAATTGTATTAGCCTCGTAATATAAGCATCACTGCCTGGCATGACGTCTTCTTTTACTATTTCAGTGCCTGACTGTTTTGCCTGTTGGAGTGGCACTATCTTATATACTTTTCCAGATGGCACAACCGTAAATCCTTTTATTTCAAGCACAGACGTGAAAAGATTATATGCATCATCTACAGAAAGTTTTGAAGGTGCTATTATCGTCACGCTACCTTTCACATTGTCATCAAACACGAAATTCTTACCAGTAATATCACTGATGAACTTCACAACAACAGGTATCTCTACATCAACAAAGTTTACTGTGACCTTTTTGTCTTTTGACTGTTGCTGGGTTTTCGTCTCGGCAAAAGATGAAGGATGAAGTATGAATAATGAAAAGAGAATAAAAAGAATTATGAAGAATGAAGAATGAAGGATGAAAACACCTCTCTTTCTATGCATTTTGTTTAATCCTCATTTTCTTAATAATTAAAGTAAAAATAGCAATTTATTCATCCGTATTTTATTAATTCTACTGTATCTGATATGTCATTGTCATCTTTGCCCCAGACCTGATTAAATCTACCTGCACTCTATCCAGCCCTTTCAGAGCTGAAAATGCCTGTAATGCCCTTTCAGGGTTTGATATATCGTATTCATTAATACGTAGTAAAACATCCCCATTCTGAAGTCCAAGGCTGTGGTAAATACCTCCTGGCTTTACTTCACTCAGGATAAAACCCTCCTCTTTTCCATTAACAACATTTGGTTTTAATCTTGCATCAGTCATCATCTTAGAAGGATTTGCAATCATCTGTTGAAGATTTCTCTGGTCTACAATATAGGTTCCTTTTCCTACCTGTTTTGCAAAAAGAGAATTTGGAGGAATTTGTTTACGCACTTCTCTTATTTTTAAATCTTCAAAATTAACTTCTGTTATTTTTCCATCTTGCCGTATAAGCACCCTGTCGGTTTTTACCATATATAACTCGCCAAGTCCTGATACATTCTCTCCAGCCTTAAACATCTCCTGTATTCCAGAACTTCTCCTGAAAATTGCATAGCTCAATTTTTTTGGCCCAACAACAGTTCCGATTAAAACAACATCGCCTTGCTGTATGTTCGCACTCCCAGAAGAAGCAAGAGACCTGATTTCTCCTCCTAAGAAACCAAAAGGATTATTTTTCAGTATCTTTGAATAATCTGTTAGCTGTAGTTCAGACTGTGAATCTGTCTTATCTGATGATTCCTGTGTATTTATCACTGCCTTATCTCCCCTTGTAAACGAATGGGAGATGATATCACGTGCAAAAAGAAGTATTACAACAAAGAGCAGGATACTTAAAATAATGTTTATGTAAAAAATGGTTCTATTTGTTAGCACTGCTGATTTCAATATTCATTTTCTCCGTATACTCGCAATAAATTGCTGTCTCGATCTTTCGTAGCCGCACACTTTAGTTTGCGCAAAATATACGCCGTCTCGAAAACTTTCGGGACTGCTGCTACCATTGTGACTAATTTATCTCCCCTTACTTGAGGGGAGATAACACCGGCATGCTCCCTTCATGCAAGTATGTTATTAAAAATAAGAATGAATGTAAAGTTTTCAAATAAAAACAGCATTGCAGACTTTATAAGCCGCAATGCTGTTTTTCTCATGCTATCTAATTAAGGTTACTTCCTTCTTCTTAACAAGAATATGTAAACAACTGGTAGAAGCATTACAGCAAGATTAGCAAGAGCAGTTGGTGTATTTTGACTTCCACCTATAGAGCATCCTCCATTGTCATCGTCGTCATCTACAGAACTGGAAGGGGTAGCAACCAGAAACTCATTAGAATAATTGGATTGTGCAGTTAAAGGTGCTGGAGTTCCTGCAGGATTTGGGAGCAAGCTATATGCGCTTATTCTGTATGCATATGTTGTGCCTGGAGAAACTGTATTATCATTAAAGGATTCGACATTGGCTCCAACCGTCGCTACAGTTGTAAAAGGTTCAGTGCCTGTGCGTCTCTCTATTGTATATCCATCCTCACCTGTAGCATTATCTTCCCATGAAATTGAAATCTGCCTTGGAGAAGTAGCGTATATAGACAAATTTGAAGGAGTAAGCAGTGAGGATATTGCACTGTATGCATTTATTCTACCACCTGTAAAAATCCAGTCAATTAGTGTTGGTTTTACATCAACATATCTGAGGATCATTCCTCGTATCTGGGAGTAGCTTGCGTTCGTATAATAGCTCATGAGAAGGCCTGCAAGTCCTGATACATGCGGAGCAGCCATAGATGTTCCTTCCAGAAATTCTTTATCAGACATATCACTATAAAGATTCTGAGGGATGGTGCTCAGTATATATACACCAGGGGCAGCGACATGGACCGTGTTTGTCCCGTAATTGCTGAAAGGAACCCTTACGTCGTCCTGGTCTGTTGCAGCAACAGATATGATGTTGGGAAGGTAACGACTGTAACTGGCAGGATAGAATGGAGTGAGGTCATTGTTGTCTCCAATTCCATCTCCGCCGAGCTGACCATTTCCTGCTGCAGCCACAAAGAGCACACCTCTTGTATTTGCTGATGATATTGCTTCATAAAGACTCCATGAAAAAGCACCATAACCTCCCCAACTGGCATTAATAACCTGTGCACCATTATCTAAAGCGTATTCAATGCCGTCTATTATATCCATATCGTTTCCAACACCCATAGAATCAAGAATTTTTACAGGCATCAACCGGACGTTCCACATCACTCCTGCAATCCCTGTTCCATTATTTCCGAGAGCACCAATAATACCGGCAACATGGGTGCCGTGTTCGTTGTCATCCATAGGATCATTATCACTGTTCACAAAGTCCCATCCCAGACAGTCATCTCTGTATCCATTGCCATCATTGTCAACATTATTTGTGCAGTTTGGTTCGCCTGGATTTTTCCAGATGTTCAGGATAAGGTCAGAATGGTGGTAATCTATTCCTGTATCAAGCACAGCGATTACAACATTATCACTTCCTGTTGATATATCCCATGCCTCTGGAGCATCTATATCGGCATCAGGAGTACCATTGGCATATAAGCCAAGATTAATGAGTCCCCACTGGTCTTTAAAATAAGTGTCATTCGGTGATGTCAAAGCAGCGCGTCTGATATAGTTTGGTTCTGCATATTCAACATCTGGATTGGACATATATTGCATTATTGCATCCTGAACAGAGACTCCATCCGGCAGTTTTACCTGCTCGAGGTTCGGGACAATATTCACGCTTTTCATTACAGTTGCACCGATACTCTTATGGGCTGCACGTGATGAAGATTTGAATTTTACAAGCAATTCGCCCTCTACATATTCAGCATTACTCATCTGTGCAATAATGGAATTAGCAGTGGCTTTTACACTGCTTGTTGAGCTTGAAGAATCCGAAGAGATGTTCGTAGTTTGATCACTTCCGCATGATATCAGAAAAATTGATAGGAAAAGATATAATAATTTTTTCATTGTATCACTCCTTTATTTATCCTTTTGCACCTTCATTCAGAATTCTTCAACTTTCCACATATATAGGGGCGGGCTTCTTGCCCACCCTTATGTTTATTTAATTAATCTACTACAGTAATTGTGAATATATATGCAACTGCAGGATTTCCTGCCAGATCTTCAACACCTGTTCCAACATTTATTATATATTGATGACTTGGATCTGGTGCTACTGGTCCAAATGTTCCTCTTAATGTCACATTTGCTCCTGAACAGCTGGTGACTGTCCAATCTGCTATAACTGGACTTCCCCCAACTGGATTTATTGATATTGTTGCTGGTGTAACCGTAGAACAGTCAATGTTTTCACTAAATGTTATTGTAACAGGTGCAGGATCTCCACCAGCATCAGAAATGTCAAGTTGATAATTAGGAGGACCGGGTGTTGTAGCTGTCACCGTCGGTGATGTTGTATCTGGTTCAGGTGCCGGTGGCTCTTCAGGCTCTTCTTCAGGCCCTATTATTGTCACAGTCACATTACCTGATTGTCCACCTGCAGAAGCAGTAATTCTTGCAGTAGCAGTTGTTCCTGCAGGTATATCAGGAGCAGAGTATGTTGTCTCTGCTATACCGTCTGTTGTCGTAGCAAACGGGTCAATTCCTCCGTTGGTCGTTATGAAATTCACGCTTGTGCCGTCAGGTGCCGGTGTCCCGGCTGTTGTCATCACAGAAGCTGTAATGGTGGATGTGCCTCCTGAATCAACCGATATCGGATTTGCAGATACACTTACACTCGCAATTTCTACAGGCTCAACTGTTAGTGCAACAATATTATATGCACCGTTTTCTGCAATCGCCCATACATTAAAAGCTGTTTGAGATGGCATAAGGGCTGCTGGCACAATCATTAACGGCACAGATGCCTGTCCAAGGTTATTGGTAATAGCCGTATCTCCTGCCGGGAAAACTATGTCGCATGTCTCACTACCGTCACTGCATTCAGCATTAGGGTCTGTCCCAACTTTGTAAGGCCTGTCCGAACCAAATTGAACAGTCATTCCACTGAAAAGTACTGCTGAATTATAAACAGTTGCTGTTAAAGTAACTGTATTGTCATCTGATGTTTCCAGTAATGTAAAAGGATTACCGCTACCAGAAACCGAAAGGTCAAGAGAAGGCGTGAGTGCACTGTCGCTATATCTTGAAAAGAATACTGTCCTCTGGTCCCTGTGGACTCCCATTGCTGTATCAACTTCTGCCTGGATTGTTGAAAAGCCTTCTGTTGTAGATTTGAGGACAACCGTTGCTATCCCGAGATTATCTGTCTTCACATTTGTATCGCTAAGTCTGCCAACTGCTGAGAGATTTGTAAATATTACCCTCTCATTTTTAACAGGAACGCCGTTTCCATCAAGAACCCTTGCATGTATAGTTATCTCGGTATTGGTCTGAGCAATATTATGGGAAGGCAACACCTTAACGACCGAAGCCACCTTAGGATTTTCGCCTTCTGGAGTGCTTGAATCTCCTGCTCCTCCTCCGCCACATCCACTGATAGCACAAAGGTATAAAGCCATCAGTGTAAATGCTATGATGATTTTTTTCATCGTATCCTCCAAATCTATTATTGCTTATCTTTAATCACAATTATCAAAATTACCTATCTGGAACTCTGCATTTGCCTTGATTTTAAATTTCTGACCAAGTTCATTTTTACCCTCTAAAATGTATGTAGCTGTATAATTATTAATATAAGATAATCCATAACTGTATTGTCCTGACATAACATCCTGTGCATATTTTTCTTTTCTTAGAAGGTCGAGAAACACCAATGTATAAGTTACTTCCATAGAACCCTGGGCGCTTGGTTGTGGTATAACAATAGTTTGATAACCAACATATGTTTCTATAGGAGGTGCTCCAATTGAATCAGCCGACCTCCTGTATTGAACTGTGTATTTTTCTATATACAAATTTCCAGGCGCATATATAGCACCTGGGTTAATAAATCTTGCGGTTATTGTCACATCTGCAACATGGTTTTGAAAAACTTCATATTCATCACCGCAAAAATCCTGAAATGCATCAACAGAATTTGTATTTTGGTCTAAATATTTCGGGACGACATACGCCTCAACTATAAGCCCAATATCCTCTGTGCCTTCACTTCCAGGAGAACCCGGACCTTCACTACCACATCCAAGAAGTATTAAAAGAATTAATATGCTTAAAAATTTAAAAAGCAATATATGATTTCTTTTCATCTCTCCTCCTACCAGTATTTAAAAATCCAAAAACCTGTTGGCATTGTTCAGAGTTTAATATTCCCCAGATCCAGCAACAAGAATCGTCATTGCGAGTGTAACAAAGCAATCTCGTCTTTTCATGGGAGATTGCCACACACGGTTCAGGTGCTCGCAATGAAAAGAATGTCAGAAGCTTGGGATGCTTATCATTGGATTTGGGTATCCCGTATCTGGGTTTTCTTACCATCAGGGCTTCTCCACAATTCTCGGCGTAATAAATATGAGAAGCTCACTCGTATTTGATTGATTTAATCTGTTTTTGAAAAGCCAGCCTAATATTGGTATATTCATTAAACCAGGAACTCCTGAATCCTGTTCGCTTGTCTGTATTTTATACATACCACCTATTACGACGGTTTCACCGTCCTTAATAATAACGTTTGTATTTGCTTCTTTCTTGTCAGTCCCCGGCACACCTTCAACAGATGGGACAGAGGGATCAAGTTCCTCTTTCTTTAAATTGAGCTCCATGCTGATTGAACCATCAGGCGTAATATGAGGAGTTACAACAAGTTCGAGGGTAACGTCTTTAAATTCAGTAGATACTGTTCCCTCTGTAGTAAGCCTTCTTACAGGTATACTCTTACCCTGTAGGATTTTTGCTTTTCCATTGTCAATCGTTAATATTTTTGGATTTGAGATGACCTTACCTTTTCCTACTGTCTCAATTGCAGAGAGCTGAAAATCAAGTCCTATTGTTCTTGATGGGTCTAATATACCAAAAGTAAATCCTGAACCAGATAATGCACCAACATTTTTTGCAGGGAAATCAACAAGATAATTACCTCCGGTAAATGGCCCTTCAGAAAGAAGTGGCACCCCGGATAGACCTCCTGCTGAAAGAAGGGTATTACTTGATTGATAATTTATGCCCCACTGTATTCCAAGATCTTTTGTAGTAGCAGTATTGACTTCAACAATTCGAGCCTCTACCAGAACCTGAGGCGTTGGTTTATCAAGGGTCTTAAGTATTTCCTCTATTCCAGGGAATACAGAAGCTATATCTTTTACAATCATGGTACTTGTTCTCTTATCAACATTTATGCTACCCCTCTGAGATATAAGCTTTGCATTCCTTATAGCATTTTCAACAATAGCAACATCAGCATAGCTGATTTCGAAAACTCTTGTTTCAAGTGCCTCTGCTTTCATTCCTGCTTCTTCTGCTTTTACTTTCTCTTCGCTTTCTTTTGCAAAAATAGTATGAGGAGCAATTCGTATTACATTGCCTTCAACAGATTTACCAAGACTGAACGTCTTGAGTATTGTGTCGAATGCCTGATTCCATGGCACATCTCTGAACTTCATAGTGGCTTTACCCTTAACATCAGGATGGATAAATAGATTACATCCGCTTATATCGGCAAATAATCTGAATATCGGAACAATATCCTGATCCTGGAAATCAAAATTGACAACTTCCTTGCCTTCGAGATATGAATAACATTTACTGCCAACCATTGCAGCCTCTTCTTTAAGCGGTCTGGATAAAGTTTTTTCTTTCTCCGCTTCGATAGAGACTAAAGGACTTGCTTCCATTACAGTCCCCAACAATGTTAAGACAATAGAGTCACCAATTGATGAAACATCAAAATTTGTGTCCTCTTTAAGGTCAAGAACAAGGCGAATCTTGTCTTCATGCTTACCTGCT
This genomic interval carries:
- a CDS encoding type II secretion system protein translates to MLIFNSRLFRTGGFTLLEVLIALAVVGGLLVTLIYTLNYQLSILERHEKITISTLLAKNKMLEIEKNPADTSGNFEDPFSSYSYETKVKESPYAGISEVIVSVKAGDEEVKLNEFISQLQP
- the gspG gene encoding type II secretion system major pseudopilin GspG — protein: MSNNRGFTLLEVIVVVFILSILAAIVAPRIIGRTDDARIAEAKVQIKNFETALKLFKLDNGFYPSTEQGLQALVEKPLSGQIPPKYREGGYLEQKKIPLDPWGNPYVYISPGIYGDFDIMSYGADGKEGGEGKNEDIKSWDM
- the gspE gene encoding type II secretion system ATPase GspE; this encodes METIETIKDEDVDISILRNIPLNFVKTNQMFPMRIEDSELIGAVADDRGLLALKEVSKALGILPRPVRVKADVIIDAINRFYGQLGSAQEVMGTISGEDLQSVATEFEAPRDLIELTEEAPIIRLLNALLLQAVKERASDIHIEPYERELDVRFRIDGVLNRVLSPPKIIQDALISRIKIMSNLDIAEKRLPQDGRIRLLLGGKDIDIRVSVIPTSHGERAVLRLLDRKQGILGLWEVGFSKDDERTLEEHLRRPDGIILVTGPTGSGKTTTLYAALNRIHTEEKNIITVEDPIEYQLKGIGQIQVNPKIGLTFASGLRSILRQDPDIIMVGEIRDLETAEIAMQASLTGHLVLSTLHTNDAPSAIVRLIDMGIEPFLVASSLTVVLAQRLARTICHNCKITYEASDTEKSYFINMLPSTFPSPLLQEEKVERAPLFLYRGAGCEKCKGKGYLGRTGIFELLVIDNDIRSMITERVDSQRIKNHAISRGMKTLRQDGLEKVLQGITTIEEVLRVTQKDHADISI
- a CDS encoding prepilin-type N-terminal cleavage/methylation domain-containing protein produces the protein MNLYPNSSHKYPERLKLMSLRAPRILLRCVVISHEKTRLLLYTRSDNFYSCLWNLIKDGVRRRRKNCGFTLIEILIASAILSIVLVAVYSTFFLTEKALNGLDESMVKMQEMRRAIDIFRRELDSVFWSEADEKTLLKIQDRDLYGKQTTEITFTTFTPLKSGLSRISYFVEEKDNKLNLMKKIESPYHDEKVEAVDIIENLESFSVEVRYKGQWVKTWDTEIARNIPEEIRIRLSSKIRDNTLDIFEISKPKIGRTL
- a CDS encoding prepilin-type N-terminal cleavage/methylation domain-containing protein, translated to MRILRVGICSKGFTFLELIVVIFILSIVMAVIMPSFIGIGDNKLKSEAREIASLLRYLYDSAVSRKETFLIKFNFNENTVSFSSPEGEKRKKFNNVIGVTTQSRGLVSTGELIFFFEPLGINENLNVHLNKENEFMDVTLNHMSGRVKIIQNSK
- a CDS encoding type II secretion system F family protein, which encodes MPIFQYRGYKPDGSEVEGTIEANSQKDAVLRLKEGGLYPKDVQTALYKKRFRIFSPSTAAVLPSFTRQLSILLAAGVTLMEALHSLSEEYKGFWKNMIVDIKERVSAGSAFSKALEEYPKIFPAFYINMVSAGESSGNLDSVLSRLSDFLESQSSLKSKVRTSMIYPLFMICIGFIVLSFLFTFVIPKITRIFNDTQNALPFITVILIAVSEIFQNYWWFLIGILIGIIYSIKKLKEKNRLLIDRFLFKLPGGILQSLYFGRFTRTLGFLLEGGLPVLRALELSARSIGNKDLEIKVIRAGEKVAEGAKLSTSLEGFPPVLLQLISTGERSGKLIDVLGKAADSYEEEFSRRVQKALSLLEPGMILLMGLIVGFIVLAVLLPIFQLNQLVK